In one window of Chryseobacterium viscerum DNA:
- a CDS encoding sterol desaturase family protein — MNFNQTEFFGYLHLFWQFSWPQWMIFSLIINSFLYLFSIGLYVFIEKTCRKSQLQEKNHPVTRSDFYLSLFTIICNSFVMLLGALLWKNRWIVLGENQSGVEIAAEVIALLLLMDLLMYFFHYGAHLPFIYKILHRKHHEHVSTNFLSLFVLHPFETIGFGLMMLALLIGYDFSVISISIYLLLNLIWGTIGHLNREFFPASFDHFFVGTTRFHNVHHLDESKNFGFYTSIWDRVFGTYK; from the coding sequence ATGAATTTTAATCAAACAGAATTTTTCGGTTATTTGCATCTGTTCTGGCAGTTTTCCTGGCCGCAGTGGATGATATTCAGCCTTATCATTAACAGTTTTCTGTACCTGTTTTCTATAGGTTTATATGTTTTTATTGAAAAGACCTGTCGTAAAAGTCAGCTGCAGGAAAAAAATCATCCTGTTACAAGATCCGATTTCTACCTCAGCCTTTTTACCATAATCTGTAACAGCTTTGTCATGTTGCTGGGAGCATTATTATGGAAAAACAGATGGATTGTTCTTGGAGAAAATCAATCGGGAGTTGAGATAGCAGCTGAAGTCATTGCCTTGCTTCTTCTGATGGATCTGCTGATGTATTTCTTTCATTATGGAGCTCATCTGCCTTTTATCTATAAAATTCTGCACAGAAAACATCACGAGCATGTAAGTACCAATTTTCTGAGCCTTTTTGTTCTGCACCCTTTTGAAACTATAGGATTTGGTTTGATGATGCTTGCTTTACTCATCGGTTATGATTTCTCAGTCATTTCCATTTCCATTTATCTTTTGCTCAATCTCATCTGGGGAACCATAGGACACCTGAACAGAGAATTTTTTCCGGCTTCTTTTGACCACTTCTTCGTGGGAACCACAAGGTTTCATAATGTGCATCATCTGGATGAAAGCAAAAATTTTGGATTCTATACTTCTATTTGGGACAGGGTATTTGGGACCTATAAGTAG